In Micromonospora sp. NBC_01813, the following are encoded in one genomic region:
- a CDS encoding methyltransferase, whose product MPLNLPDREQSAYQEGRAPAAHLDLLHTAGFRAAGAAQRLGVFDALAEGGPQPAKDLAARLACDQRALTILLRVLVDFGYLAESTDHADPVWDNTPASAAFLRSGTPDTYAVVFSFWQRVLFEHWDRLEETVRRGEPSADFYRWLEEHPETLREFQTMLTRQSRMLAPEMTELVPVPAGPSRLLDVGGGHAGYSMAFCRRHPELRATVLDLAGALATGAQAIDAAGLTDRITPSEWDILSPEPIPGPRADVVLLFNIVHGYRPEQNAELLRRVVAATAPGATVAVLEPVDDPGPAGSVSGDAFVKLFSLNLLHGQGGQAYPYQEIAGWLRAAGLVDVRRLALTASPNDCLILATRPPAG is encoded by the coding sequence ATGCCACTCAACCTGCCTGACCGGGAGCAGTCGGCGTACCAGGAGGGCCGTGCACCGGCCGCGCACCTGGACCTGTTGCACACCGCGGGATTTCGGGCCGCCGGCGCGGCGCAGCGCCTCGGTGTCTTCGACGCCCTCGCCGAGGGCGGGCCGCAGCCGGCCAAGGATCTCGCTGCCCGGTTGGCCTGCGACCAGCGGGCACTGACCATCCTGTTGCGGGTGCTGGTCGACTTCGGCTACCTGGCCGAGTCGACCGATCACGCCGATCCGGTCTGGGACAACACCCCGGCCAGCGCCGCCTTCCTGCGTAGCGGCACCCCGGACACGTACGCGGTGGTCTTCTCGTTCTGGCAGCGGGTGCTCTTCGAGCACTGGGACCGGCTGGAGGAGACGGTCCGCCGCGGCGAGCCGTCGGCGGATTTCTACCGCTGGCTGGAGGAACATCCGGAGACGTTGCGCGAGTTCCAGACCATGCTGACCCGCCAGTCCCGGATGCTGGCTCCGGAGATGACCGAGTTGGTGCCGGTGCCGGCGGGCCCGTCCCGGCTGCTCGACGTCGGCGGTGGGCATGCCGGGTACAGCATGGCGTTCTGCCGGCGGCACCCCGAACTTCGGGCAACCGTCCTGGACCTGGCCGGTGCCCTGGCCACCGGCGCGCAGGCGATCGACGCGGCAGGTCTGACCGACCGGATCACCCCGAGCGAATGGGACATTCTCTCGCCGGAACCGATTCCCGGTCCGCGGGCCGATGTGGTGCTGTTGTTCAACATCGTGCACGGCTACCGCCCTGAGCAGAACGCGGAACTGCTGCGCCGGGTCGTCGCGGCAACCGCGCCGGGCGCGACGGTGGCCGTGTTGGAGCCGGTGGACGATCCCGGGCCGGCCGGCTCGGTCAGCGGGGACGCCTTTGTCAAGTTGTTCAGCCTGAACCTGCTGCACGGGCAGGGCGGGCAGGCGTACCCGTACCAGGAGATCGCGGGTTGGCTGCGTGCGGCGGGCCTGGTGGACGTCCGTCGGCTGGCGCTGACCGCGTCCCCTAACGACTGCCTCATCCTGGCGACCCGTCCGCCCGCCGGCTGA
- a CDS encoding Gfo/Idh/MocA family protein — protein sequence MGDPHGIGVVGLGVISRAYLDTLANHPAVRVVAVADLDAARAGAVAATIPGAEALSVERLLQHPDVATVLNLTIPAAHAGISGAAIDAGRNVYVEKPLTVTFPEGQSIIDRAASAGVRVGCAPDTVLGTGTQTARAAIDGGLIGRPLGASAVMVTPGHERWHPNPDFYYAMGGGPLLDMGPYYVSALVHLLGPVRAVIGSASRLRDTRVIGSGPRLGQRIPVEVPTHVTGVLEHAGGALSTLTTSFDGVATTAAPIEVQGENGTLAVPDPNSFDGEVRHLALDGPGWRALEPRAGYVAAARGVGLLDLVWADETRPPRASGALALHVLDIMTALLRSAAEGRRVALTTAVERPAPVALTPAEDWLSALASRH from the coding sequence GTGGGCGACCCGCACGGCATTGGCGTCGTAGGTCTCGGGGTCATTTCCCGCGCCTACCTGGACACGCTCGCCAACCATCCCGCGGTGCGCGTCGTCGCGGTGGCCGACCTGGACGCGGCCCGCGCTGGCGCCGTCGCCGCCACGATTCCCGGAGCCGAGGCGCTGAGCGTCGAGCGACTGCTCCAGCACCCCGACGTGGCGACGGTGCTCAACCTTACGATCCCGGCGGCGCATGCCGGGATCTCGGGCGCGGCGATCGACGCAGGCAGGAACGTCTACGTCGAGAAGCCGCTCACCGTCACGTTCCCGGAGGGCCAGTCGATCATCGACCGGGCGGCGTCGGCGGGCGTCCGCGTCGGTTGCGCGCCGGACACCGTCCTGGGCACCGGTACGCAGACCGCCCGAGCGGCGATCGACGGTGGACTGATCGGACGCCCGCTGGGCGCGTCGGCCGTCATGGTCACCCCGGGACACGAGCGCTGGCATCCCAATCCTGACTTCTACTACGCCATGGGCGGCGGCCCGCTGCTGGACATGGGGCCGTACTACGTTTCGGCGCTGGTCCACCTGCTCGGGCCGGTCCGGGCGGTGATCGGGTCGGCCAGCCGGCTGCGTGATACCCGGGTCATCGGCTCGGGCCCCCGCCTCGGGCAGCGGATCCCGGTCGAGGTGCCGACCCACGTGACCGGTGTGCTGGAACACGCGGGCGGTGCCCTGAGCACTCTCACGACCAGCTTCGACGGTGTCGCGACGACGGCAGCGCCGATCGAGGTGCAGGGGGAGAACGGCACCCTCGCCGTACCCGATCCGAACAGTTTCGACGGCGAGGTCCGCCATCTCGCGCTCGACGGCCCCGGGTGGCGAGCGCTCGAACCGCGGGCCGGCTACGTCGCCGCCGCCCGGGGGGTCGGCCTGCTCGACCTGGTCTGGGCTGACGAGACGCGTCCGCCACGGGCCAGCGGTGCGTTGGCGCTGCACGTACTCGACATCATGACCGCCCTGCTCCGGTCGGCCGCCGAGGGCCGGCGGGTCGCGCTGACGACGGCGGTCGAACGCCCCGCACCCGTCGCGCTCACCCCGGCCGAGGACTGGCTGTCAGCCCTGGCATCCAGGCACTGA
- a CDS encoding acyl carrier protein: MITTLEQVSDIVVAVVPDLEGRIQPTARLGVELGVDSLSLVDIVVRIEAAFGIAIEDNDLDELHSVQDIFDLVQRHQ, from the coding sequence ATGATCACCACCCTGGAGCAGGTCTCGGACATCGTCGTCGCGGTTGTGCCGGACCTGGAGGGCCGGATTCAGCCGACCGCTCGGCTCGGCGTCGAACTCGGCGTCGACTCACTCTCCCTCGTCGACATCGTGGTGAGGATCGAGGCGGCCTTCGGCATCGCGATCGAAGACAACGATCTTGACGAGCTCCACTCCGTGCAGGACATCTTCGACCTGGTGCAGCGGCACCAGTGA
- a CDS encoding CPBP family intramembrane glutamic endopeptidase produces the protein MTIEARQELDLTETRNHAHVGSSELRSISVFVALAFALSWLLALPLWFGDGLETPWFPLVSIMIMMTPAIAALVVVFFVERPQRKAWTLGLWPLKPIRTLLGYSALGIFVPIALVLVALPVGALFGVYPADLSNFSAFEQLLNDQAGAEGVGELPISTGALIAIQLAILPAAAFINLIPALGEELGWRGWLLPKLMPLGTLPAIVISGVIWGLWHAPLILLGYNYPDAPGWLGMTAMVGMCVVFGAVFGWLRLRSGSVWPAALAHAAFNGAGGTYLLFAMAGERIDTTQATVLGWSGWIVPLALVIVLVATGQFALGSTHPTGPSKQPQNQ, from the coding sequence ATGACCATCGAAGCCCGGCAAGAATTGGATCTGACCGAAACTCGGAACCATGCCCATGTGGGCAGCTCGGAACTGCGATCTATCAGCGTATTCGTCGCCCTCGCGTTCGCGCTCTCCTGGCTTCTCGCGCTCCCACTCTGGTTCGGCGACGGGCTCGAGACTCCTTGGTTCCCACTCGTGTCCATCATGATCATGATGACCCCCGCGATCGCGGCCCTCGTCGTGGTCTTCTTCGTGGAGCGGCCGCAGCGGAAGGCGTGGACGCTGGGGCTGTGGCCGTTGAAGCCGATCCGGACCCTGCTCGGCTATTCGGCGCTGGGAATCTTCGTGCCTATCGCGCTCGTTCTGGTGGCGCTCCCGGTCGGTGCGCTGTTCGGGGTCTATCCGGCCGATCTCTCGAACTTCTCCGCTTTCGAGCAACTCCTCAACGATCAGGCGGGCGCCGAAGGAGTGGGCGAGCTGCCTATCTCGACCGGTGCGCTCATCGCCATCCAGCTCGCCATACTTCCCGCAGCGGCGTTCATCAACCTCATCCCGGCGCTCGGCGAGGAACTCGGATGGCGAGGGTGGCTGCTTCCGAAGCTGATGCCGCTGGGAACTCTTCCGGCGATCGTGATCTCAGGTGTGATCTGGGGCCTGTGGCATGCTCCGCTCATCCTCCTCGGATACAACTACCCCGATGCTCCGGGCTGGCTCGGCATGACTGCGATGGTTGGCATGTGTGTGGTGTTCGGCGCGGTCTTCGGGTGGCTCAGGCTTCGATCGGGATCCGTGTGGCCCGCAGCCCTCGCCCACGCCGCGTTCAACGGGGCGGGTGGGACCTATCTCCTCTTCGCCATGGCAGGAGAGCGGATCGACACCACACAGGCGACCGTGCTCGGCTGGAGCGGCTGGATCGTCCCGCTCGCACTCGTCATCGTCCTTGTCGCCACGGGACAGTTCGCCCTGGGAAGCACCCATCCGACGGGACCGTCGAAGCAACCGCAGAATCAGTGA
- a CDS encoding helix-turn-helix domain-containing protein has translation MIVDIDPANDVSKFGRLIRQHRVRIGMTQRQLADFSTISVRAIRDLEQGKARRPRQDTVRLIAEALRLGPRARADLTSAASLGQLVFGPLPGHGDETPAPPIATDPLIARESELAALQSELASGGERLVHVVGLSGVGKTRLVLEVATRLHASDGMPVLWHAMADAVADHRRQMAEPLVEVVRAAVEDLFTGQGGGVAAFVDLVSEAPALLVIDGADGCSPRPERLELLLRGCPELRLIVTSDRAWGVPPERLFLLGPLELPHPSDIRDAGTLARVPAVRLFLDRMLQIRPRYTLSDADVPAVAEICRQVDGLPVALRAAASWLVVYELEVLYRCLDGDPEGLLGHAAGPDGGCGYRDDLMRHLDRLPAGDRELLGALCEFGGEFELDDVVTLTGLPLPDAGRRVRSLLLHGVVRPWYEAGRCRFEVLNLVLACHFTAPVPATCRS, from the coding sequence ATGATCGTCGACATAGACCCTGCCAACGACGTATCGAAGTTCGGGCGGCTGATCCGGCAGCATCGGGTCCGGATCGGAATGACCCAGCGGCAGCTCGCCGACTTCTCCACGATCAGTGTTCGGGCGATTCGGGATCTGGAGCAGGGCAAGGCGCGGCGGCCCCGCCAGGACACGGTACGGCTCATCGCCGAGGCGCTGCGGCTGGGCCCACGGGCCCGCGCCGACCTCACCAGCGCGGCGTCCCTGGGCCAACTCGTCTTCGGGCCGCTGCCGGGGCACGGCGACGAAACGCCTGCGCCGCCGATCGCGACGGACCCGCTCATCGCCCGCGAGTCCGAACTCGCGGCCCTGCAGAGCGAGCTCGCCTCCGGCGGCGAGCGGCTGGTCCACGTCGTCGGGCTCAGCGGCGTTGGCAAGACTCGCCTGGTCCTGGAGGTGGCTACCCGGTTGCACGCCTCCGACGGGATGCCCGTGCTGTGGCACGCGATGGCGGATGCCGTCGCCGACCACCGCCGGCAGATGGCCGAGCCGCTCGTCGAGGTGGTGCGGGCGGCGGTCGAGGACCTGTTCACGGGGCAGGGTGGTGGCGTCGCCGCGTTCGTCGATCTGGTGAGCGAGGCGCCCGCGCTGCTGGTGATCGACGGCGCCGACGGTTGTTCCCCGCGTCCCGAGCGCCTGGAGCTGCTGCTGCGTGGCTGCCCCGAGCTGCGCCTGATCGTCACCTCCGACAGGGCGTGGGGGGTGCCGCCGGAACGGCTCTTCCTGCTCGGCCCGCTGGAGTTGCCACATCCGAGTGACATCCGCGACGCCGGGACGCTGGCGCGGGTACCGGCCGTGCGTCTGTTTCTGGATCGGATGCTCCAGATCCGGCCGCGGTACACGCTGAGCGACGCCGATGTGCCGGCCGTGGCGGAGATCTGCCGCCAGGTCGACGGGCTGCCGGTCGCGCTGCGGGCCGCCGCGTCCTGGCTTGTGGTGTACGAGCTGGAGGTGCTGTACCGGTGTCTCGACGGCGACCCGGAAGGCTTGCTCGGCCACGCCGCCGGTCCAGATGGCGGCTGCGGCTATCGCGACGACCTGATGCGTCACCTCGACCGGCTGCCGGCCGGCGACCGGGAACTGCTCGGTGCGCTGTGCGAGTTCGGCGGGGAGTTCGAGCTCGACGACGTGGTGACGCTGACCGGCCTGCCGCTGCCCGACGCCGGGCGGCGGGTGCGGAGTTTGCTGCTGCACGGCGTGGTCAGGCCCTGGTACGAGGCGGGTCGCTGCCGGTTCGAGGTGCTCAACCTCGTGCTGGCATGCCACTTCACCGCGCCGGTCCCTGCCACCTGCCGGTCCTGA
- a CDS encoding AfsR/SARP family transcriptional regulator, with protein MESNHLVSADGQLIGPAPIVFRVLGPLEVNGPAGPVRVPPGRQETILAALLMETNRVVGSNHLVDLIWDEEPPDTARTQVQICVSRLRKSFADAGVDAPIATKPPGYLMRASEELIDLRVFNRQVTRSRALIKEGRRAEAAELLRAAVALWRGPCLSGIPSEALRTKALRIDEERLSAVETYLELELELGHHHQLVGEIGRLVHEHSLRERLRGQLMVALYRSGRQAEALESYRSGRELLIRELGLEPGEDLRRLEMAIHSGDAALVPGTDATPVRVSASPAPAADAEADRPARVPTTAEYRVERPRQLPADTADFVGRRDLVAAAEAVLTGSETAHHPIGVVVIVGMPGVGKSTLAQHIAHRLGHDQFPGGQLYCDLRGTRAAPVEAMEVLGRFLRALGIPGPMIPDDVDERAEMYRNLLAHRRALVVLDDAASESQIGPLLPGSGDCAVLVTSRARLTALPGAHRLELDILDTDEALELLGRVIGPGRVAREPQAATALIGTVGGLPLAIRIIAARLAARPHWSLASMVHRLANERHRLDELTHGEMTMRASISLSHDGLGRTGRQLLRLLSLAEGPSLPGWLAGALLDDHRAFPSDLLEPLVDVQMLDVVAVETTGEFRYRFHEILRVFAREQLVAHDSVQVRRAALERMTGGWLALAEQAHRHIYGGDYTILHGDARRWLPPRMYAEQVLTDPLQWLDGEQANLCAAVEQAATADLDELAWDLAATLVTLFESRGYLDQWEKTHRHALEAVRRCGNTRGTAVLLGSLGTLHSSRRQPVEAREALEAALALFEQLDDRHGLALCRRDLALLERQRGADDEALRLYGLAITGFDAVDDVVGRASVLTQRAHIRMRRGDGVVAHAELEEALEIYRCTGYVGGEAQALRRVGQVLAQRGESAAAERILDKVLRMVRHSGDAIGEGHLLRNLGEVNAEMGRVREAKELFSNALAIREQVMDHGGAAVVRLDLARLMDRSGEPAMAAGLLERAIATFQDRNMHREMNEAEQLLAAVTAAARSAS; from the coding sequence TTGGAGAGTAATCACCTGGTGTCCGCAGACGGTCAACTGATCGGTCCGGCACCGATCGTGTTCAGAGTTCTTGGCCCCCTCGAGGTCAACGGACCGGCCGGTCCGGTCCGCGTGCCGCCTGGCCGGCAGGAGACGATTCTCGCCGCCCTCCTGATGGAGACGAACCGAGTGGTGGGCAGCAACCACCTCGTGGACCTCATCTGGGACGAGGAGCCGCCAGACACCGCCCGCACCCAGGTACAGATCTGCGTCTCCCGGCTGCGCAAGAGTTTCGCCGACGCGGGCGTCGACGCCCCGATCGCCACGAAGCCGCCCGGGTACCTGATGCGCGCCTCCGAGGAACTCATCGACCTGCGGGTGTTCAACCGCCAGGTGACCCGGTCGCGAGCGCTGATCAAGGAGGGCCGCCGGGCCGAGGCAGCCGAACTGCTACGCGCCGCGGTCGCGCTCTGGCGCGGCCCGTGCCTGAGCGGCATACCCAGCGAGGCACTTCGGACCAAGGCACTGCGTATCGACGAGGAACGGCTTTCCGCCGTTGAGACCTACCTCGAGTTGGAGCTCGAGCTCGGCCACCATCACCAGCTGGTGGGAGAGATCGGGCGGCTGGTCCACGAGCACTCCCTGCGGGAGCGGCTGCGGGGCCAGCTGATGGTCGCTCTGTACCGGTCCGGCCGGCAGGCCGAGGCACTCGAGAGCTACCGTAGCGGCCGCGAACTGCTCATCCGGGAGCTCGGCCTGGAGCCGGGGGAGGACCTGCGGCGGCTGGAGATGGCGATCCACTCCGGCGACGCCGCGCTGGTACCGGGCACCGACGCGACCCCGGTCCGTGTCTCCGCCAGCCCCGCACCGGCGGCCGATGCCGAGGCGGACCGGCCGGCCCGGGTGCCGACCACCGCCGAGTACCGTGTGGAGAGACCCCGCCAACTCCCGGCCGACACCGCCGACTTCGTGGGCCGCCGCGACCTGGTCGCCGCCGCGGAGGCGGTGCTCACCGGTTCAGAGACGGCGCACCACCCGATCGGGGTCGTGGTGATCGTCGGGATGCCCGGCGTCGGCAAGAGCACGCTCGCGCAGCACATCGCCCACCGGCTGGGCCACGACCAGTTTCCCGGCGGGCAACTCTACTGCGATCTGCGGGGCACCCGCGCCGCACCGGTCGAGGCGATGGAGGTGCTCGGCCGATTTCTCCGGGCACTGGGCATCCCGGGGCCGATGATCCCGGACGACGTCGACGAGCGTGCCGAGATGTACCGCAATCTGCTGGCCCACCGGCGGGCCCTCGTCGTGCTCGACGACGCGGCGTCGGAGAGCCAGATCGGGCCGCTGCTGCCCGGCAGTGGGGACTGCGCGGTGCTGGTCACCAGTCGTGCGCGGCTCACCGCGTTGCCGGGCGCGCACCGGCTGGAGCTGGACATTCTCGACACTGACGAGGCCCTCGAACTACTCGGCCGGGTCATCGGTCCCGGACGGGTGGCTCGGGAACCACAGGCCGCCACGGCGCTGATCGGCACCGTGGGTGGACTGCCGCTGGCGATAAGGATCATCGCGGCCCGGCTGGCCGCCCGTCCGCACTGGTCGTTGGCGTCCATGGTGCACCGGCTGGCCAACGAACGGCACCGGCTGGACGAGCTGACCCACGGCGAGATGACGATGCGGGCCAGCATCTCACTCAGCCACGACGGACTGGGCCGCACCGGCCGGCAGTTGCTGCGCCTGCTGAGCCTCGCCGAAGGTCCGTCGCTGCCGGGATGGCTCGCCGGCGCGCTCCTCGACGACCACCGCGCGTTCCCGTCGGACCTGCTGGAGCCGCTTGTCGACGTCCAGATGCTCGACGTGGTCGCGGTGGAGACGACCGGCGAGTTCCGGTACCGCTTCCACGAGATCCTGCGGGTCTTCGCCAGGGAACAGCTCGTCGCGCACGACAGCGTGCAGGTGCGGCGGGCGGCGCTGGAGCGGATGACCGGGGGCTGGCTCGCGCTCGCCGAGCAGGCCCATCGCCATATCTACGGTGGTGACTATACGATCCTGCACGGCGACGCGAGGCGGTGGCTGCCACCGCGCATGTACGCCGAGCAGGTGCTGACCGACCCGTTGCAGTGGCTCGACGGTGAGCAGGCCAACCTCTGCGCCGCCGTCGAGCAGGCCGCCACGGCGGACCTCGACGAGCTGGCCTGGGATCTGGCCGCGACGCTGGTGACGCTCTTCGAGTCGCGCGGATATCTGGATCAGTGGGAGAAGACGCACCGGCACGCGCTCGAGGCGGTCCGCCGCTGCGGCAACACCCGTGGCACCGCCGTCCTGCTCGGCTCGCTCGGCACACTGCACAGCAGTCGTCGTCAACCCGTCGAGGCCCGGGAGGCGTTGGAGGCCGCACTGGCGTTGTTCGAGCAGCTGGATGACCGGCACGGGCTGGCGCTGTGCCGGCGTGACCTGGCGTTGTTGGAACGCCAGCGCGGCGCTGACGACGAGGCGCTGCGGTTGTACGGGTTGGCGATCACCGGCTTCGACGCTGTCGATGACGTGGTGGGCCGGGCGAGCGTGTTGACCCAGCGGGCCCATATCAGGATGCGGCGCGGGGACGGCGTGGTCGCCCACGCCGAGCTGGAGGAGGCGCTGGAGATCTACCGTTGCACCGGGTACGTCGGCGGTGAGGCGCAGGCGCTGCGTCGCGTCGGTCAGGTTCTGGCCCAACGAGGAGAGTCCGCGGCGGCGGAGCGAATCCTGGACAAGGTGCTCCGGATGGTCCGCCACAGCGGTGACGCCATCGGGGAGGGCCACCTCCTGCGCAACCTCGGCGAGGTCAATGCCGAGATGGGGCGAGTGCGGGAGGCGAAGGAGCTGTTCTCGAACGCGCTGGCCATCCGCGAACAGGTCATGGACCACGGCGGTGCCGCGGTGGTACGGCTGGATCTCGCCCGGCTGATGGACCGGTCCGGTGAGCCGGCAATGGCGGCCGGACTGCTGGAACGGGCGATCGCGACGTTCCAGGACCGGAACATGCACCGCGAGATGAACGAGGCGGAGCAACTGCTGGCGGCGGTCACCGCCGCGGCCAGGTCGGCTTCCTGA
- a CDS encoding ThuA domain-containing protein has protein sequence MRRALVVRGGWEGHRPVEATELFIPFLERSGYAVRVEGSTEIYADAAELADTDLIVQCVTMSQISGEQVAGLAAAIIAGTGFTGWHGGIVDSFRACSDYLHLVGGQFATHPGIQPCERSGAETDNFLPHPVTVTDLGREHPITAGIADFDLVTEQYWVLHDDLIEVLATTTHPTQAWHPWHRPVTSPAIWTRNWGAGRIVVTTPGHSLDVLEHPCVRTVIERGMVWATRTALAS, from the coding sequence GTGCGGAGAGCCTTGGTGGTCCGGGGCGGGTGGGAGGGGCACCGGCCGGTCGAGGCGACGGAGTTGTTCATCCCGTTTCTCGAACGCAGCGGATACGCGGTACGGGTGGAGGGGTCGACGGAGATCTACGCCGACGCGGCCGAGCTGGCCGACACCGACCTCATCGTGCAATGCGTGACGATGTCGCAGATCAGCGGGGAGCAGGTGGCGGGTCTGGCGGCGGCGATCATCGCCGGGACGGGTTTCACCGGCTGGCACGGCGGCATCGTCGACTCGTTCCGCGCCTGCTCGGACTACCTGCATCTGGTGGGCGGCCAGTTCGCCACCCATCCGGGCATCCAGCCGTGCGAACGTAGTGGCGCGGAGACGGACAACTTCCTGCCCCACCCGGTCACGGTCACCGACCTCGGTCGGGAACATCCGATCACCGCAGGGATCGCCGACTTCGACCTGGTCACCGAGCAGTACTGGGTGCTGCACGACGACCTGATCGAGGTGCTGGCCACCACCACCCACCCGACGCAGGCGTGGCACCCGTGGCACCGGCCGGTCACCTCGCCGGCGATCTGGACCCGAAACTGGGGCGCCGGGCGGATCGTCGTGACCACTCCCGGACACAGCCTCGACGTGCTGGAGCACCCGTGCGTGCGTACCGTCATCGAGAGGGGGATGGTGTGGGCGACCCGCACGGCATTGGCGTCGTAG
- a CDS encoding beta-ketoacyl-ACP synthase III, whose translation MGGLSGSDTPTAVVTGIGACLPERVVKNDEIAARLDVTTDWIRERTGIEQRHLLDPGSSTSDLAVGAARRAMESAGLDRVDFLVVATCTPDHPLPSTAPLVAARLGLAGIAAFDVNAACSGFLYALTVGAGLLAAGPYTTGLIIGAEAMSTLTDPDDKMTAPIFGDGAGAMVIRGGRRDEPGAFTAQVLASDGDLADLLLVAAGGARQKVAGTVPDRADLYLRMQGRIVYRNAVARMTEASQTVMRQMGWAVDDVDWLVGHQANKRILTATAEAVGVAPERALINVDRVANTSAASIPIALADAAEAGRLRPGDRIVLTAFGAGLTWAAAAITWPDLAEPPSPSHRPVRPPELAERTATEGTAP comes from the coding sequence ATGGGTGGCTTGTCTGGATCGGACACCCCGACAGCGGTCGTCACCGGCATCGGCGCCTGCCTGCCCGAGCGGGTGGTGAAGAACGACGAGATCGCGGCACGGCTCGACGTCACCACCGACTGGATCCGCGAGCGGACCGGTATCGAGCAGCGGCACCTCCTGGATCCGGGTTCATCCACGTCGGACCTCGCGGTGGGCGCGGCCCGGCGGGCGATGGAGTCGGCCGGGCTCGACCGGGTCGACTTCCTCGTCGTCGCTACCTGCACACCCGACCATCCGCTCCCGTCCACCGCGCCGTTGGTGGCGGCCCGGCTGGGTCTGGCCGGCATCGCCGCGTTCGACGTGAACGCCGCCTGTTCCGGCTTTCTGTACGCGTTGACCGTGGGCGCCGGGCTGCTGGCGGCGGGGCCGTACACCACCGGGCTGATCATCGGGGCGGAGGCGATGAGCACCCTCACCGACCCCGACGACAAGATGACCGCGCCGATCTTCGGCGACGGCGCCGGCGCGATGGTGATCCGGGGCGGCCGGCGCGACGAGCCCGGTGCGTTCACCGCCCAGGTGCTGGCCAGCGACGGCGACCTTGCCGACCTGCTGCTCGTGGCCGCCGGCGGGGCACGGCAGAAGGTGGCCGGCACCGTACCTGACCGGGCCGACCTGTACCTGCGGATGCAGGGCCGGATCGTCTACCGCAACGCGGTCGCCCGAATGACCGAGGCCTCGCAGACGGTCATGCGCCAGATGGGCTGGGCGGTCGACGACGTCGACTGGCTTGTCGGCCACCAAGCCAACAAACGCATCCTCACCGCGACCGCCGAAGCGGTCGGCGTCGCACCCGAGCGGGCGCTCATCAACGTCGACCGGGTGGCGAACACCTCGGCCGCTTCCATACCGATCGCGCTCGCCGACGCGGCCGAGGCCGGCCGGCTGCGGCCCGGCGACCGGATCGTGCTCACCGCGTTCGGCGCCGGCCTCACCTGGGCCGCGGCCGCGATCACCTGGCCGGACCTCGCCGAACCGCCGTCACCCAGCCACCGCCCCGTCAGGCCCCCCGAGCTCGCCGAGCGCACCGCAACGGAAGGAACCGCACCATGA
- a CDS encoding DUF3887 domain-containing protein, which produces MDAFLASRVLTSGDDWAASIGRAVRIQAAADDVVRAAVQQARRNGATWQVVGDALGVSRQAAFQRYGKPIDPRTGEPMNTTPLPGAAELASSVIHDLASGKWSRVAEQFDPAMRDGLSEDALAAAWAQIVGLSGAFEAHGDPEVVRAGDVTITNTLLSLEAGDFKARIVFRDDRTIAGLHILEQAS; this is translated from the coding sequence ATGGATGCGTTCCTCGCGTCGCGCGTCCTGACGAGCGGCGACGACTGGGCCGCCTCGATAGGGCGTGCCGTGCGCATCCAGGCTGCTGCCGATGACGTCGTGCGTGCCGCCGTGCAGCAGGCACGACGCAACGGCGCTACGTGGCAGGTCGTCGGTGATGCGCTCGGCGTGAGTCGGCAGGCTGCCTTCCAGCGCTATGGCAAACCGATCGATCCAAGAACAGGGGAACCAATGAATACCACGCCGCTACCCGGTGCTGCCGAACTGGCTTCATCGGTGATCCACGATCTCGCATCCGGGAAATGGTCGCGTGTCGCCGAGCAGTTCGATCCGGCCATGCGTGATGGTCTGTCGGAGGATGCGCTCGCTGCCGCGTGGGCGCAGATCGTCGGCCTGTCGGGGGCGTTCGAGGCGCATGGCGATCCGGAGGTCGTCCGAGCCGGCGATGTGACGATCACGAACACGCTGCTCTCGTTGGAGGCGGGCGACTTCAAAGCGCGGATCGTATTCCGCGACGACCGGACCATCGCCGGCCTGCACATCCTCGAGCAGGCATCATGA